In the Salvelinus fontinalis isolate EN_2023a chromosome 34, ASM2944872v1, whole genome shotgun sequence genome, one interval contains:
- the LOC129833847 gene encoding cytochrome P450 2K1-like isoform X1 → MLLSKKYGSVFTVYFGPTKVVILAGYKTVKQALVNHAEEFGDRGMLPVLYDFTNGHGILFGNGDSWKEMRRFALANLRDFGMGKKRSEEKISEEIHYLIEVLEKHEGKAFDTTQPLSYAIANVISNIVYGSRFEYSDFKFRATVDRANENLRIAGSVSVQLYNMFPWLGPWLKSRKLLLKNIENNKKEMEELVRGLKETLNPQMCRGFVDSFLVRKQTLEESGNKNSHYHDNNLISSVRNMFSNGTNTTGTTLCWALMLMAKYPLIQDRVQEEISRVIGSRQPLVEDRKNLPYTDAVIHETQRLANVLPMAIPHTTSRDVTFQGYFIKKGTLVFPLLTSVLQDGSEWESPHTFNPAHFLDEEGRFAKRDAFMPFSAGRRVCLGEGLARMALFLFFTSLLQRFRFSPPPGVTEDDLDLTPAVGLTLNPSPHQLCAVSRV, encoded by the exons ATGCTA CTGTCCAAGAAATATGGGTCTGTTTTCACGGTTTACTTTGGACCCACAAAAGTGGTCATCCTGGCAGGATACAAGACGGTCAAGCAGGCGCTGGTCAACCATGCAGAGGAGTTTGGGGACAGGGGCATGCTTCCTGTGTTGTATGACTTCACCAATGGACATG GTATTCTGTTTGGCAATGGCGACTCATGGAAAGAGATGAGGCGCTTTGCCCTGGCGAACCTTAGAGACTTTGGGATGGGCAAGAAAAGGAGTGAGGAGAAAATCTCAGAGGAAATTCACTACCTGATCGAAGTGTTGGAAAAACATGAGG GTAAAGCATTTGACACAACCCAGCCATTGAGTTATGCTATCGCCAACGTAATCTCCAACATTGTGTACGGCAGCAGGTTTGAATACTCTGACTTCAAGTTCCGAGCCACAGTGGATCGAGCCAATGAGAACCTACGAATTGCAGGCTCTGTTTCAGTTCAG TTGTACAACATGTTCCCCTGGCTGGGCCCTTGGCTGAAAAGCAGGAAGCTGTTGTTGAAGAATATTGAGAACAACAAGAAGGAGATGGAGGAGCTGGTCCGGGGGCTGAAGGAAACTCTCAACCCTCAAATGTGTAGAGGCTTTGTGGACTCGTTCCTCGTCCGAAAGCAGACCCTGGAG GAATCTGGCAACAAGAACTCTCACTACCATGACAACAACCTGATATCCTCTGTGAGAAACATGTTTTCTAATGGTACTAACACCACAGGGACAACCCTATGCTGGGCTTTGATGCTAATGGCCAAGTACCCTCTTATACAGG ACCGGGTCCAGGAGGAGATCAGCAGGGTTATAGGAAGTCGTCAGCCCTTGGTAGAGGACAGGAAGAACCTGCCCTACACTGATGCAGTGATCCATGAGACCCAGCGACTGGCCAACGTTTTACCCATGGCCATCCCTCACACCACCAGCCGAGATGTCACCTTCCAGGGATATTTCATCAAGAAGGGGACGCTTGTGTTTCCTCTACTGACGTCTGTCCTACAAGATGGAAGCGAGTGGGAGAGCCCACACACCTTTAACCCCGCCCACTTTCTGGATGAGGAAGGTCGATTCGCCAAGAGGGATGCCTTCATGCCCTTCTCTGCAG GTCGTAGGGTGTGCCTGGGGGAGGGTCTGGCCAGGATGGCGCTCTTCCTCTTCTTCACCTCCCTCCTGCAGCGATttcgtttctctcctcctcctggagTAACAGAGGATGATCTGGACCTCACACCGGCCGTGGGGTTGACCCTCAATCCTTCACCTCACCAGCTGTGTGCTGTGAGCCGGGTCTAA